One Chloroflexota bacterium genomic region harbors:
- a CDS encoding very short patch repair endonuclease, with translation MPDNLSPENRRKAMKAIKSKGTSPERSLWAMLAGMRLKGWRKNAQDLPGKPDVVFDKEKVAIFIDGCFWHGCPICNRGVPENNREYWVRKIERNQQRAREVTMALQKAGWVVLRFWEHEMRRERNTIREKIRREIILRRNAP, from the coding sequence ATGCCCGACAACTTGTCTCCTGAAAACCGCCGCAAGGCCATGAAAGCCATTAAAAGCAAAGGCACATCGCCAGAGCGCTCTTTGTGGGCGATGCTTGCCGGAATGCGGTTGAAGGGTTGGCGAAAAAACGCCCAAGATCTACCGGGAAAGCCCGACGTGGTCTTCGACAAAGAGAAAGTGGCCATCTTCATAGACGGCTGCTTTTGGCACGGCTGCCCTATATGCAACAGGGGCGTTCCAGAAAACAATCGCGAGTATTGGGTTCGCAAGATTGAGCGGAACCAGCAGCGTGCCAGAGAAGTCACAATGGCGTTGCAAAAAGCGGGGTGGGTTGTGCTGCGCTTTTGGGAGCACGAAATGCGGCGAGAACGAAATACAATACGAGAAAAGATTAGGCGAGAAATCATTCTGAGAAGAAACGCCCCCTAA